A genomic window from Tautonia rosea includes:
- a CDS encoding efflux RND transporter periplasmic adaptor subunit produces MIAIVSRRGRGISAQVASLLGIMGFLGSGCGEVGDQSLEGATAEVAPIVVTTAPAVRQSVERSIEVVGTLLGWEEVTIGSKQTGRVIAVKHDVGDRVNPGDPLVELDPVDARFAVEESRSRLLGELVKLGISSDVADRFTSQYGISEAILENDEVIQIIRNTPPVKQAQATLELAEIRLNRQRQLASRSAGTVQELQDAESEVRVAEAALDNAILTARTVIANALSTYVAMEQATEVLREMTIEAPRPSVLPPGVETIEALQYAISQRYVAEGQFLRPGDPVYDLVLEHPLRLRANVPERFGARVSEGQAVELRVASYPDTTFRGTISRINPRIDPVSRTFEVEAEVANEELILRPGSFAKARIVTQREDDATLVPIEAVVRFAGVVKLFVLDPESEGERVNEVQVRTGVQSGEMIEILGGLPEGAVVITSGQTRLADGSAVVPREDLNSEGTEEGETALPESQDTR; encoded by the coding sequence ATGATCGCGATCGTATCTCGGCGCGGACGGGGAATTTCGGCTCAAGTCGCGTCGTTGCTGGGAATCATGGGGTTCCTCGGTTCGGGTTGTGGAGAGGTTGGAGATCAGTCACTTGAGGGTGCGACCGCCGAGGTCGCGCCGATTGTGGTCACGACAGCGCCGGCCGTTCGGCAGTCGGTCGAGCGGTCGATCGAGGTGGTAGGAACCCTTCTCGGGTGGGAGGAGGTGACGATCGGGTCGAAACAGACCGGTCGAGTGATCGCCGTGAAGCATGATGTGGGAGATCGGGTGAATCCGGGTGATCCCCTGGTCGAGCTGGATCCGGTCGACGCTCGGTTTGCGGTGGAGGAGTCGCGGTCAAGGCTCCTTGGAGAGTTGGTAAAGCTCGGCATTAGCTCGGATGTTGCGGACCGATTCACCTCGCAGTATGGAATCTCGGAAGCGATTCTCGAAAATGACGAAGTGATCCAGATCATCCGGAACACCCCTCCAGTCAAGCAAGCCCAGGCCACGCTGGAATTGGCTGAGATCCGGCTCAACCGCCAACGGCAACTTGCCTCACGAAGCGCGGGGACCGTTCAGGAATTGCAGGATGCCGAGAGTGAAGTGCGGGTTGCCGAAGCTGCGCTGGACAACGCAATCCTGACAGCCCGGACGGTGATCGCCAACGCGCTGTCGACCTATGTGGCGATGGAACAAGCCACCGAAGTGCTTCGGGAAATGACGATCGAAGCGCCGAGGCCCTCGGTCTTACCTCCCGGGGTGGAGACGATCGAAGCGCTTCAATACGCGATTAGCCAGCGGTATGTGGCGGAGGGTCAGTTCCTCCGACCAGGGGATCCGGTGTACGACCTCGTCCTGGAGCATCCCTTACGACTTCGGGCGAATGTCCCGGAGCGATTCGGTGCCCGAGTGTCCGAGGGTCAGGCGGTAGAGTTGCGTGTCGCGTCCTATCCGGACACGACCTTCCGTGGCACCATCTCCCGGATCAATCCGAGGATTGACCCGGTCAGTCGAACCTTCGAAGTCGAGGCCGAGGTTGCGAACGAGGAGTTGATTCTCCGTCCAGGAAGCTTTGCGAAGGCCCGGATCGTGACCCAGAGAGAGGATGACGCGACGCTCGTCCCGATTGAAGCGGTCGTCCGTTTTGCCGGAGTCGTGAAGCTGTTCGTCCTGGATCCGGAGAGTGAAGGGGAGCGCGTGAATGAAGTTCAGGTGCGAACCGGGGTTCAGTCCGGAGAGATGATCGAGATTCTCGGTGGATTGCCTGAGGGGGCCGTTGTGATTACCAGCGGCCAGACCCGGCTTGCAGACGGCAGCGCGGTGGTGCCTCGTGAAGACCTGAATTCCGAGGGGACTGAGGAAGGGGAAACCGCCCTTCCTGAATCCCAGGACACACGCTAG
- a CDS encoding TetR/AcrR family transcriptional regulator, whose translation MSEPSCPLAEDDQKRDTSREILRVAACLFADRGFDATSVRAIVEAAGVTKPTLYYHFGSKEGLAQALLSRPMQSLLEELRSIVHRTGDPVEALVDQVEAHLAFCREEPDRARFLYALFFGPNTPGLSSQVALFGRQMTELLNEATHRLGRAGVISEERSRQCAAAVQGLITIYTAEYLYQGANLEAGLARRLVEELLFGFASGRADIGTGNE comes from the coding sequence GTGTCTGAACCCTCGTGTCCATTGGCTGAGGACGATCAGAAACGGGATACGAGTCGCGAGATTCTTCGCGTCGCGGCTTGCCTCTTTGCGGATCGCGGGTTCGACGCGACTTCGGTCCGAGCGATTGTCGAGGCAGCGGGGGTGACCAAGCCGACGCTCTACTACCACTTTGGAAGCAAGGAAGGACTGGCCCAGGCACTCCTTTCGCGACCGATGCAAAGTCTTCTCGAAGAGTTGCGCTCCATTGTTCACCGGACGGGCGATCCGGTCGAAGCGCTCGTCGATCAGGTAGAGGCGCATCTTGCCTTCTGTCGGGAGGAGCCGGATCGGGCGAGGTTTCTTTATGCGTTGTTTTTTGGGCCGAACACGCCTGGTCTGTCGTCGCAGGTGGCTCTCTTTGGTAGACAGATGACGGAACTCTTGAATGAAGCCACTCACCGACTCGGGCGAGCCGGAGTGATTTCGGAGGAACGTTCCCGGCAATGCGCGGCAGCGGTTCAGGGGCTGATTACCATCTACACCGCAGAGTATCTCTATCAAGGCGCGAACCTTGAGGCAGGATTGGCGCGTCGCCTGGTTGAGGAATTGTTGTTCGGGTTTGCTTCGGGTCGAGCCGACATCGGGACGGGGAACGAGTGA
- a CDS encoding beta-lactamase hydrolase domain-containing protein yields MHRLAIRPYLEIAGQPSHEDLVAIRDEGFTAVVNLRRPDEPDQPIDPSTEGSQVHALGMDYLSVPIGGEPLGESQVKAVCAFLDQHTGGKVLLHCKQGGRAAAIALIHLAQAEQWPEDEVIDRAAAIGVPLPPPLRAMIESYFAR; encoded by the coding sequence ATGCATCGACTCGCGATCCGGCCTTATCTGGAAATTGCCGGCCAGCCGAGCCACGAAGATTTGGTCGCGATCAGGGATGAAGGGTTCACCGCTGTCGTCAATCTTCGACGCCCTGACGAGCCTGACCAACCGATCGATCCCTCGACCGAGGGATCCCAGGTCCATGCGCTCGGCATGGATTACCTGAGTGTGCCAATCGGCGGAGAACCCCTCGGCGAGTCGCAGGTCAAAGCCGTTTGTGCGTTCCTCGATCAGCACACCGGTGGCAAGGTTCTGCTCCATTGCAAGCAAGGGGGAAGGGCCGCGGCGATCGCCCTGATCCATCTTGCGCAGGCTGAGCAATGGCCGGAGGACGAGGTGATTGATCGAGCCGCTGCCATCGGCGTGCCTCTTCCTCCGCCGCTTCGAGCAATGATCGAGTCCTACTTCGCCCGATGA
- a CDS encoding M28 family metallopeptidase: MPVVRRVLPLTSLFVLLAALTSIAQEPTPTPVPSEELLSELASAPLDNPDRVLRLKELFAQAGAPPEAITLQDVPGREPEQPVLQNVIATKPGETDKVIVVGGHLDKVPAGHGIIDDWSGACMTTNLYQAIKDLPTRHTFVFMGFAHEELGLLGSRLYVQELGDEGVASIRAMVNLECLGAGGPFVWSNGSNDALEAIAHQVARDNELPLESHIIRGVGADSIPFDQVGIPTITFDGLPLDRFELIHSDKDRFENVDTKVYETTYSLVLNYLLELDQSEDIPENSR; encoded by the coding sequence ATGCCTGTTGTCCGTCGTGTCCTTCCCCTCACCTCGCTCTTCGTGCTCTTGGCGGCACTCACCTCAATTGCCCAGGAACCAACGCCGACTCCCGTTCCGTCTGAGGAATTGCTCAGCGAGCTCGCTTCGGCCCCGCTCGATAATCCCGACCGTGTTCTCCGGCTCAAGGAACTGTTTGCGCAGGCCGGAGCCCCCCCCGAGGCAATCACGCTTCAGGATGTTCCCGGACGCGAACCCGAACAGCCCGTCCTTCAGAATGTCATTGCGACCAAGCCGGGAGAAACCGACAAGGTCATCGTTGTTGGAGGCCACCTCGACAAGGTCCCGGCTGGTCACGGAATCATCGACGACTGGTCCGGCGCCTGCATGACCACCAATTTGTACCAGGCCATCAAGGATCTCCCGACCCGTCACACCTTCGTCTTCATGGGCTTTGCGCACGAGGAGCTTGGCTTGCTCGGTTCCCGGCTCTATGTCCAGGAACTCGGTGACGAAGGGGTTGCCTCCATTCGGGCGATGGTCAATCTCGAGTGCCTTGGCGCCGGCGGGCCGTTCGTCTGGTCCAACGGCTCGAACGATGCCCTGGAAGCCATTGCTCATCAGGTTGCCAGGGACAACGAGCTCCCACTCGAAAGTCACATCATCCGGGGGGTCGGGGCCGATTCCATCCCCTTCGATCAGGTCGGCATCCCCACCATTACCTTCGACGGCCTGCCGCTCGATCGATTCGAGTTGATCCACTCTGACAAGGATCGCTTCGAAAACGTTGACACCAAGGTCTACGAAACCACCTACTCGCTCGTCCTCAACTACCTCCTGGAACTTGACCAATCCGAAGACATCCCGGAAAACAGTCGATAG